In one Hyphomicrobium sp. 99 genomic region, the following are encoded:
- a CDS encoding cbb3-type cytochrome c oxidase subunit 3: MTYDEAQVLSQLVSMAIFMALLVAAFIYAFRSSNKSTFEHVAKTAIDLDRIEKQ; the protein is encoded by the coding sequence ATGACTTACGACGAAGCACAGGTTCTCTCGCAACTCGTCTCGATGGCGATTTTCATGGCGCTTCTCGTCGCGGCGTTCATCTACGCATTTCGCTCGTCGAACAAATCCACGTTCGAGCACGTGGCGAAGACGGCGATCGATCTGGACAGAATAGAGAAACAGTGA
- a CDS encoding heavy metal translocating P-type ATPase: MEAALIAPPAQQNASLQDPTANLETVTLSVPEIVCGNCIRTVETALRSIRGVSAARANLALHRVTVTLRRTDSAGPDVPDLVAALKNVGYTAAELVEGAETAASRGRTSELIPRVGVAGFAAANIMLLSVSVWSGEVSDMDSSVRDLFHWVSALIALPAIAYAGQPFFRSAFSALRARRLNMDVPISLGILLATAMSLFQTIKGSEQVYFDAATTLVFFLLIGRTLDESMRVRARGAAENLLSLRAMSATVVSEDGSVRSLPARALLPGMRVAVAAGERIPADGIIASGVSEIDESLITGETVPRSVAPGAHVHAGTVNGGGILHIRVTVADENTLLAEIGRLMIAAEQSRGRYVRLADRAAQIYAPAVHVLGLLTFTGWMLMGSGWELSLTHAIAVLIITCPCALALAVPAVQVAAMSRLFRRGVIVKAADGLERMGEIDSVVFDKTGTLTLEQIVLADDQKIDSKLLARVASLAVTSRHPYAQAIVRAARDRGIVIDAVEGVQEVPGSGLSYIKEGREERLGSAHWVGAGADQNAEASLWYKSADGAPIGFRFFDLIRPDAGETVKALRDAGYAVELLSGDRPQAVARAAAASAITDWQGALRPSEKLERIGGLRAKGHKTLMVGDGLNDAPALAAGYASMSPASAVDISQAAADAVFQGDRLEPVVETLKVAQAARRMALQNFAIAIGYNAVFVPIAMLGHVTPLVAALAMSTSSIVVTANAIRLRTKKLRLKSVRRYQ, encoded by the coding sequence ATGGAAGCAGCCCTGATCGCTCCGCCGGCGCAGCAGAACGCGTCGCTCCAGGATCCCACGGCAAACCTCGAGACGGTGACGCTGTCCGTTCCCGAGATCGTTTGCGGAAACTGCATCCGCACAGTGGAGACGGCGCTAAGAAGCATTCGAGGTGTTTCAGCAGCACGCGCCAACCTCGCTCTGCACCGCGTGACGGTAACACTCCGCCGAACCGACAGTGCAGGTCCCGATGTGCCGGACCTCGTCGCAGCTTTGAAGAATGTCGGCTACACAGCCGCAGAACTCGTCGAAGGCGCGGAGACGGCAGCTTCGCGCGGGCGCACGAGCGAACTCATTCCAAGGGTTGGCGTCGCGGGTTTCGCAGCGGCCAACATCATGCTGCTGTCCGTATCGGTCTGGTCCGGCGAAGTGTCCGATATGGACAGCTCGGTGCGCGACCTCTTTCATTGGGTGTCAGCGCTCATAGCGCTGCCGGCCATCGCCTATGCCGGCCAACCATTCTTTCGTTCGGCTTTCTCGGCTCTGCGCGCTCGCCGCCTCAACATGGATGTTCCGATCTCTCTCGGCATCCTCCTCGCGACCGCGATGAGTCTATTCCAGACGATAAAGGGGTCGGAGCAGGTCTATTTCGATGCCGCGACGACGCTCGTCTTCTTTCTTCTGATTGGCCGGACGCTCGATGAGAGCATGCGCGTACGAGCTAGAGGTGCCGCGGAAAATCTGCTGAGCCTTAGGGCCATGAGCGCGACTGTGGTTTCCGAAGACGGATCGGTGCGCTCCCTCCCGGCTCGCGCTCTCTTGCCGGGGATGCGGGTGGCGGTTGCTGCCGGGGAGCGCATACCCGCAGATGGCATCATTGCCTCAGGCGTCAGCGAAATCGACGAGAGTTTGATTACCGGCGAGACCGTACCGCGCAGTGTAGCGCCGGGCGCTCACGTTCACGCCGGCACGGTCAACGGCGGCGGGATTTTGCACATTCGTGTCACCGTCGCCGACGAGAACACGCTGCTCGCGGAAATCGGTCGCCTGATGATCGCGGCAGAGCAAAGCAGAGGCCGCTATGTACGGCTCGCCGACAGAGCGGCCCAAATTTATGCGCCTGCCGTTCATGTGCTCGGGCTGCTGACGTTCACGGGCTGGATGCTCATGGGAAGCGGGTGGGAGCTCTCGCTCACTCATGCTATCGCAGTGTTGATCATCACGTGCCCGTGCGCCTTGGCGCTAGCGGTGCCCGCTGTGCAGGTCGCGGCCATGAGCCGGCTATTCCGTCGGGGCGTCATCGTCAAGGCGGCCGACGGTCTCGAACGGATGGGCGAGATCGACAGCGTCGTTTTCGACAAGACGGGCACCCTGACACTCGAGCAGATTGTACTGGCTGACGATCAGAAGATCGATTCCAAGCTTCTAGCCCGCGTTGCTTCGCTCGCGGTTACGAGCCGGCATCCCTATGCACAAGCCATCGTTCGTGCCGCACGTGACCGCGGGATCGTCATTGACGCTGTCGAAGGCGTTCAGGAGGTCCCCGGCTCCGGGCTCTCATATATCAAAGAGGGACGAGAGGAACGACTCGGGTCTGCGCATTGGGTCGGCGCTGGTGCCGATCAGAATGCCGAGGCTTCTCTCTGGTACAAGTCGGCCGATGGAGCGCCGATTGGCTTCCGCTTTTTCGATCTCATTCGGCCCGACGCGGGAGAAACCGTCAAAGCGCTGCGAGATGCCGGCTACGCCGTCGAATTGCTGTCTGGCGACCGGCCTCAGGCCGTTGCACGTGCCGCTGCTGCGAGCGCGATCACGGATTGGCAGGGTGCGTTGCGTCCATCTGAGAAGCTTGAACGCATCGGCGGATTACGAGCGAAAGGTCATAAGACGCTGATGGTCGGCGACGGGCTGAATGATGCCCCGGCGCTGGCGGCAGGATATGCCTCGATGTCGCCCGCATCGGCGGTCGACATCAGCCAGGCAGCCGCAGACGCGGTATTTCAAGGCGATCGGCTCGAACCGGTCGTCGAGACGCTGAAGGTCGCTCAGGCTGCACGGCGGATGGCCCTGCAGAACTTTGCAATTGCGATTGGATACAACGCGGTCTTTGTGCCGATTGCGATGCTCGGGCATGTGACGCCGTTGGTCGCGGCGCTGGCCATGTCGACATCGTCGATCGTCGTGACGGCAAATGCGATCCGCCTCAGGACGAAGAAGCTCCGCTTAAAGTCCGTCAGGAGGTACCAATGA
- the ccoO gene encoding cytochrome-c oxidase, cbb3-type subunit II codes for MNHAIFEKNSLILLIATLIVVSIGGIIEIAPLFMLQSTIEKVEGMRPYSPLELAGRDIYVREGCYNCHSQMIRSLRDEIERYGHYSLAAESMYDHPFQWGSKRNGPDLARVGGKYSDAWHVEHMRDPRSVVPASIMPGYPFLEKTPLDYSNIADRMKTLQRIGVPYTDEMIANANADLLAQVSSDTSATKALMQRYPKAQARRFDGQLGDDVPPSELDAVVAYLQMLGTLVDFTKFDASGPNLR; via the coding sequence ATGAACCACGCAATCTTCGAAAAGAATTCCCTCATTCTCCTGATCGCCACTCTGATTGTGGTCTCGATCGGCGGCATCATCGAAATCGCGCCTCTCTTCATGCTGCAGTCCACGATCGAGAAGGTCGAAGGCATGCGCCCCTATTCGCCGCTGGAACTCGCGGGCCGCGATATCTACGTGCGCGAAGGCTGCTACAATTGCCACAGCCAGATGATCCGCTCATTGCGAGACGAGATCGAGCGTTATGGACATTACTCGCTAGCCGCAGAGAGCATGTACGATCACCCCTTCCAGTGGGGATCGAAGCGCAATGGTCCTGATCTCGCTCGGGTTGGCGGCAAGTATTCCGACGCTTGGCATGTCGAGCATATGCGAGACCCGCGTTCGGTCGTGCCGGCTTCGATCATGCCCGGCTACCCATTCCTCGAAAAGACACCGCTCGACTACAGCAACATCGCAGATCGCATGAAGACGTTGCAGCGTATCGGCGTGCCTTACACCGACGAGATGATCGCCAACGCCAATGCTGATTTGCTTGCGCAGGTCTCTTCCGACACAAGCGCGACGAAGGCCCTGATGCAGCGGTATCCGAAGGCACAGGCCAGAAGATTCGACGGGCAGCTTGGTGACGACGTGCCGCCAAGCGAGCTCGATGCTGTTGTCGCCTATCTGCAGATGCTTGGCACACTCGTGGACTTCACGAAATTCGACGCCAGCGGTCCCAATCTCAGGTGA
- a CDS encoding FixH family protein, with product MKQTISGRGGINGWHVLFGMIAFFLIVTAVDGVMIYKAVSTFGGDTPDAYRTGLLYNQRIAEERRQDERGWTESTKFDGRTGTFSVTLKDHAGHGVDGLQITGTIGRPATDIADHNLVLTAAGGGTYSTVVPNLSEGTWDISLVASQGDGAQRSIVYRAKARLWKQP from the coding sequence ATGAAACAAACAATTTCTGGCCGAGGCGGGATCAACGGTTGGCATGTGCTGTTCGGCATGATCGCCTTCTTCCTGATCGTCACTGCGGTCGATGGTGTGATGATTTATAAGGCCGTCTCGACATTCGGCGGCGATACGCCGGACGCCTACCGGACGGGCCTGCTGTACAATCAGCGCATCGCCGAGGAACGCCGGCAGGATGAGCGCGGCTGGACAGAATCTACAAAGTTCGACGGTCGGACCGGGACGTTCAGTGTGACGCTTAAAGACCATGCGGGTCACGGCGTCGACGGCTTGCAAATCACCGGGACTATCGGCCGCCCGGCAACGGATATTGCCGATCATAATCTGGTCCTGACCGCTGCAGGTGGAGGGACCTATTCGACGGTCGTGCCCAATCTGTCGGAAGGCACGTGGGATATATCGCTGGTTGCCAGCCAAGGCGATGGCGCCCAGCGAAGCATCGTCTATCGAGCAAAGGCGCGGCTATGGAAGCAGCCCTGA
- a CDS encoding NAD(P)/FAD-dependent oxidoreductase encodes MSTRASNRYDAIILGAGAAGMMCALTAGQRGRKVLLIDHADEPGKKILISGGGRCNFTNLHTPPERYLSANPHFAKSALRRFRPEDFIALVERHQISWHEKTLGQLFCDGPARQIVAMLLEECAKGHVELRLGHGVRELEHADGMYRVSFGDEAAAAPALVIATGGLSIPKMGATGFAYDLARRFGLAVVAPRPALVPLMLGKDETLFQSLSGVSADVVTRCGDVAFREAALFTHKGLSGPAILQISSYWTPGEEIGIDFLPQLGSAWLLEAKRSYPRSALRSVLAHALSARLAEALAERIGLSGELANTPDRMLEQAQRRLSDWRFRPTGTEGFAKAEVTAGGISTDELSSQTMQARNVSGLYAIGEAVDVTGWLGGYNFQWAWASGWAAGHAL; translated from the coding sequence GTGAGCACGAGAGCATCCAACCGTTATGACGCAATAATACTAGGCGCAGGTGCGGCGGGGATGATGTGTGCCCTCACGGCGGGCCAGCGCGGACGCAAGGTTCTCTTGATTGATCATGCCGACGAGCCGGGAAAGAAGATCCTCATCTCGGGCGGCGGCCGCTGCAATTTCACCAATCTCCATACTCCGCCCGAGCGGTACCTGTCAGCCAACCCCCACTTCGCCAAGTCGGCGCTGCGCCGCTTTCGACCCGAAGACTTCATCGCCCTGGTCGAGCGCCATCAAATATCTTGGCATGAGAAAACGCTGGGGCAGCTTTTCTGTGACGGCCCCGCCCGGCAGATCGTCGCCATGCTCCTCGAGGAGTGCGCCAAAGGTCACGTCGAGCTGAGGCTTGGCCACGGTGTGCGCGAGCTGGAGCACGCCGATGGGATGTACCGCGTCAGCTTCGGCGATGAGGCCGCCGCCGCGCCTGCACTAGTGATCGCAACGGGTGGCCTTTCCATACCGAAAATGGGGGCGACCGGCTTTGCCTACGATCTTGCCCGCAGGTTCGGCCTCGCGGTCGTCGCGCCCCGACCAGCGCTTGTGCCGCTGATGCTTGGGAAAGACGAGACGCTGTTCCAGTCGCTGTCGGGCGTCTCGGCCGATGTCGTCACGCGATGTGGCGACGTCGCATTTCGCGAGGCTGCGCTATTTACCCACAAGGGGCTATCGGGCCCGGCCATACTGCAAATTTCCTCGTACTGGACGCCCGGCGAAGAGATCGGGATCGACTTTCTGCCGCAGCTCGGATCGGCCTGGCTCCTTGAGGCAAAGCGCAGCTACCCCCGTTCCGCGCTGCGCTCCGTGCTGGCGCATGCATTGTCTGCGCGTCTCGCCGAAGCTCTGGCCGAGCGCATAGGGCTTAGCGGAGAGCTCGCAAACACTCCCGACCGAATGCTCGAACAGGCTCAGCGGCGGCTTTCCGACTGGCGCTTTCGCCCCACCGGCACCGAAGGATTCGCCAAAGCCGAAGTCACGGCCGGCGGGATCAGCACCGACGAGCTGTCCTCGCAGACCATGCAAGCAAGGAACGTAAGCGGGCTTTACGCGATTGGCGAAGCAGTTGATGTGACCGGTTGGCTTGGCGGCTATAATTTTCAATGGGCTTGGGCCAGCGGCTGGGCGGCCGGTCACGCTCTGTAG
- the ccoG gene encoding cytochrome c oxidase accessory protein CcoG, translated as MTMLDGPNKFIVDNGSGEAKPNNAPIQTSIYASHKKIYPKEAHGTFRNIKWAVTAITLGIYYMLPWIRWHRGPGLPDQAFLLDFANQRLLFGPIEIWAQEFYYVTGALVLSALCLFLVTAIAGRMWCGYACPQTVWTDLMIAVERFWQGDRNARLRLDQNGWSFEKLWKKTATHISWVLIALATGGALVFYFRDAPTLAVELATGTAPPVAYVFLGIFTLTTYLLGGIAREQVCIYMCPWPRIQGAMLDRDSLFISYRDVRGEPRGSHKRDESWEGRGDCIDCKACVAVCPTGIDIRNGAQLECIQCALCIDACNEIMDRIGRPRELIAYTTAANLECATKGPRDGWRIVRPRTILYSILITAIGGLMLWSLLNRADTQVSVAPDRNPLFVLLSDGGLRNGYTVKIANKLQSTRHFRIAISGLPGARLQFIEFDNQDPVMDVAPAEVRAVKFFVSLNPSARKEIKGESTPMTITVTDIADGKSTSRSTTFSGPVP; from the coding sequence ATGACGATGCTAGACGGGCCCAACAAGTTCATTGTGGATAATGGCAGCGGCGAAGCCAAGCCCAACAACGCGCCGATTCAGACGAGCATCTATGCGTCGCATAAGAAGATATATCCAAAAGAAGCGCATGGAACCTTCCGAAACATCAAATGGGCCGTCACGGCGATCACGCTCGGCATTTATTACATGCTGCCATGGATCAGATGGCATCGCGGTCCGGGCCTGCCTGATCAAGCGTTTCTTCTCGACTTTGCCAACCAGCGACTGCTGTTCGGACCGATAGAGATTTGGGCGCAAGAATTCTATTATGTGACGGGTGCACTGGTCCTCTCAGCACTATGTCTTTTTCTAGTGACGGCAATCGCAGGGCGAATGTGGTGCGGGTATGCATGCCCACAGACGGTCTGGACCGATCTGATGATCGCAGTCGAGCGATTTTGGCAGGGTGATCGTAACGCTCGCTTGCGTCTCGATCAGAATGGCTGGTCATTTGAGAAGCTCTGGAAGAAAACCGCCACCCATATTTCGTGGGTGCTGATCGCTCTCGCCACCGGCGGCGCTCTCGTATTTTACTTTCGCGATGCGCCGACCCTTGCTGTCGAACTCGCCACCGGAACTGCTCCGCCGGTCGCGTACGTCTTTCTCGGAATCTTCACCCTTACAACCTATCTGCTAGGCGGCATCGCGCGGGAGCAGGTCTGCATTTACATGTGCCCCTGGCCGCGCATCCAAGGGGCAATGCTCGACCGCGATTCCCTCTTCATTTCCTATCGTGATGTCCGAGGCGAACCCCGCGGCTCGCATAAGCGCGACGAGAGCTGGGAGGGAAGGGGCGACTGCATAGACTGTAAAGCTTGTGTCGCCGTCTGCCCTACAGGCATCGACATTCGCAATGGCGCACAGCTTGAGTGCATACAATGCGCGCTATGCATTGATGCTTGCAATGAGATCATGGATCGCATCGGCCGTCCGCGCGAGTTGATTGCCTATACGACGGCAGCCAACCTCGAATGCGCCACCAAAGGTCCTCGCGACGGCTGGCGGATCGTACGGCCACGAACAATCCTCTATTCGATTCTGATTACGGCCATCGGCGGCCTCATGTTGTGGTCGCTGCTCAACCGCGCAGATACACAAGTCAGCGTCGCGCCCGACCGCAATCCGTTGTTCGTTCTGTTGAGTGACGGCGGTCTGCGCAACGGCTACACGGTGAAAATTGCCAACAAGCTGCAGAGCACGCGGCATTTTAGGATCGCCATTTCAGGACTTCCGGGCGCCCGTCTCCAGTTTATCGAGTTCGATAATCAGGATCCTGTAATGGATGTCGCCCCCGCGGAAGTCCGCGCGGTGAAGTTCTTCGTTTCTCTCAATCCTTCCGCGCGGAAAGAAATCAAGGGGGAGTCGACTCCCATGACGATCACCGTGACGGACATTGCGGATGGGAAATCAACTTCGCGTTCGACGACGTTCAGCGGGCCAGTGCCATGA
- the ccoP gene encoding cytochrome-c oxidase, cbb3-type subunit III, with protein MVSQKRIDEVTGTETTGHVWDGDLMELNKPLPRWWLHVFYACIAWAFGYWLVYPAWPTLTDYTKGFLGHSQRSAVAKDVAMAKAAQDQYRAAIAKTPIADIKKNPELFEFARDGGAAIFGDNCAPCHGRGAQGAVGYPNLNDDDWLWGGDLENIQTTITHGIRSGDPKTRDTAMPRFGLDKILEPAQIRDVANYVRSLSHLNVDAAAASRGAAIFADNCAACHGPDGKGNTDIGAPNLTDAIWLYGSSQEAVMRSIETGRGGMMPAWTGRLDPVSIEMVALYVHSLGGGKPEPEKTAPAEAPK; from the coding sequence ATGGTCAGCCAAAAGCGCATTGATGAGGTAACCGGCACCGAGACCACAGGGCATGTGTGGGACGGCGACCTGATGGAACTCAACAAGCCGTTACCGCGATGGTGGTTGCATGTCTTCTATGCCTGTATAGCCTGGGCATTTGGCTATTGGCTCGTTTATCCGGCTTGGCCGACCCTGACTGACTATACGAAAGGTTTTCTCGGTCACAGCCAACGCAGTGCAGTTGCGAAAGACGTCGCTATGGCAAAGGCGGCGCAGGACCAGTATCGCGCGGCGATTGCGAAGACGCCCATAGCCGACATCAAAAAGAATCCCGAGCTATTCGAATTCGCTCGAGACGGTGGCGCCGCTATTTTCGGCGACAACTGCGCCCCTTGTCACGGCCGTGGCGCGCAGGGTGCCGTTGGATATCCCAATCTCAACGATGACGATTGGCTGTGGGGCGGCGATCTCGAAAATATCCAAACGACCATCACTCACGGCATTAGATCCGGCGATCCGAAGACCCGCGACACAGCCATGCCGCGGTTCGGTCTCGATAAAATCCTTGAGCCGGCGCAGATCAGGGATGTCGCCAATTATGTCCGCTCGCTCTCGCACCTCAATGTCGATGCCGCGGCCGCTTCACGAGGCGCAGCAATCTTCGCGGACAATTGCGCAGCATGTCACGGGCCTGACGGCAAAGGTAACACCGACATTGGCGCACCGAATTTGACCGATGCCATCTGGCTCTACGGCAGTAGTCAGGAAGCGGTGATGCGCAGCATCGAAACGGGTCGCGGAGGAATGATGCCGGCGTGGACCGGTCGTCTCGATCCCGTCTCGATCGAGATGGTCGCGCTCTATGTCCATTCACTTGGAGGCGGCAAACCCGAGCCTGAAAAGACCGCACCGGCCGAGGCGCCTAAATGA
- a CDS encoding tyrosine-type recombinase/integrase — protein MPCNKGKMIGAKPPLRPGHVWSIRTKLQIEERKRDLALFNLAIDSKLRGCDLVAVRLDDVGPSGYAMDRATIQEKKTGRPVRFELTDQTRLAIDDYLRLTGRKSGQVLFAGRGDGQHGLTTRQYARLVHDWVASIGLDPAKFGTHSLRRTKAVLIYRRTGNLRAVQLLLGHSKIESTVRYLGIEVDDAIEIAEKIDI, from the coding sequence ATGCCCTGCAATAAGGGCAAAATGATCGGCGCGAAGCCTCCACTGAGGCCCGGCCATGTCTGGTCGATAAGAACCAAGCTGCAGATTGAGGAGCGAAAGCGGGATCTGGCCCTGTTCAACCTCGCCATCGACAGCAAGTTGCGCGGCTGTGACCTGGTTGCCGTTCGCTTAGATGATGTCGGGCCGAGCGGCTATGCAATGGATCGCGCTACAATACAAGAGAAGAAGACTGGAAGACCCGTTCGTTTCGAACTAACCGATCAAACGCGCCTTGCTATCGACGACTATCTCAGACTGACGGGCCGAAAGTCGGGACAGGTTCTGTTTGCTGGTCGTGGCGACGGTCAGCATGGGTTGACGACAAGACAGTACGCCCGGCTCGTACACGACTGGGTCGCCAGCATCGGACTCGATCCGGCAAAGTTCGGTACCCACTCGCTGAGACGCACGAAGGCAGTGTTGATCTACCGTCGCACTGGCAATCTGCGCGCGGTTCAGCTTTTGCTTGGGCATTCCAAGATTGAGAGCACGGTTCGCTACCTCGGCATTGAGGTCGATGACGCGATCGAGATCGCAGAAAAGATCGACATTTGA
- a CDS encoding sulfite exporter TauE/SafE family protein: protein MLESVVISGIAFGLASALHCAAMCGGIACSALVLLGAPATRDRYRQLAIMQAGRVTAYATIGAVGGAIGAGLAAPRGGISFEVMQWAAAISLMWMGLVLAGVMPRISFLDRGVSYLDRAFDTIAGPLRKRRTAGPFALGIAWGLNACPMLYGAVFFSSLTGSALRGFLFMTGFGLGTLPAVFAAASGLTFLRKINANPQVRLAAGMTLALAGLASIYVPWPTIPGFCLL, encoded by the coding sequence ATGCTTGAATCGGTGGTCATATCGGGAATCGCATTCGGACTCGCGAGCGCGCTGCATTGTGCTGCGATGTGCGGTGGAATTGCCTGTAGCGCGTTGGTGCTGCTTGGCGCGCCGGCCACCCGAGACCGATATCGGCAATTGGCCATCATGCAGGCAGGCCGCGTCACGGCCTATGCAACGATTGGCGCAGTCGGCGGCGCGATCGGGGCCGGGCTCGCGGCGCCGCGGGGAGGAATAAGCTTCGAGGTCATGCAATGGGCTGCCGCGATCTCGCTGATGTGGATGGGGCTGGTGCTTGCGGGTGTAATGCCGCGTATCTCTTTTCTAGATCGCGGAGTTTCCTACCTTGACCGAGCGTTCGACACGATCGCCGGGCCGCTTCGAAAGAGGCGGACGGCCGGACCATTCGCATTGGGCATCGCATGGGGGCTCAATGCGTGTCCGATGCTCTATGGAGCGGTGTTCTTTTCCTCGCTCACAGGCTCGGCACTTCGCGGATTTCTATTCATGACAGGATTCGGACTTGGCACGTTGCCGGCTGTCTTTGCTGCCGCAAGCGGCCTGACCTTCTTGCGCAAGATAAACGCCAACCCGCAGGTGCGGCTAGCAGCAGGCATGACGTTAGCTCTCGCCGGGCTCGCGAGCATCTACGTGCCCTGGCCGACCATCCCAGGATTTTGTCTGCTTTGA
- a CDS encoding phosphoethanolamine transferase, translated as MGYFRSPYFNASSRIGQVTFITRTASDLLASAAASPAIALINATLLFLFATLQQHFPGVAHRAISTLVVLWAFGVFLQLRNYRLPLLCLLAVFLGFAYFVEYTNFGPRNIMRSWLILSGLILAIELIVVGVMRSLPQFFQTIFSAIYYAALSGALLGIFCYNLSFNVPISKLTTQALLQTTMFETREFLSIYVDFRIIVLVAIYLTIIIAFNVAQHRVTNPHVPLRAVAAIAIVALAQFIYVYKPTDLYSATVGSVSTYYDELVQMRKIAAARFKALPSIAAHKNTKGETYVLVIGESQNKDHMSLYGYERQTTPWLDDQIRSSNWIRFTHAFSNHTHTVPTLSLALTSASQYNGKAYYGSPSILDVAKAAGFRTYWLSNQVGLGGWDNPISAIAETADIYIKINSHIGLTTDTNYFDSKLVETFHQLKSQINNTDNNLIVFHIMGSHLDYCNRFPSSFAKFNGEPPFVQVNVPANAESERNKTVDCYDDSIAFTDFVLSQIFAEAKQLPGLRAFVYLPDHADAVDAGLGHDADQFSFAMTHISLIVWLSDALMISEPVRAKALRDHQNSIWTNDLLYDLVVGLTGVDVKDYDPGYDLSSSSYSLNWNSARTLHGDRKIMDDPQFSRGGIQTSSVH; from the coding sequence ATGGGATATTTTCGATCGCCGTATTTCAATGCATCGTCTCGAATTGGCCAAGTCACGTTCATAACTCGTACTGCCAGTGATTTGCTCGCCAGCGCCGCCGCAAGCCCCGCTATAGCTCTAATAAATGCAACACTACTTTTTCTGTTTGCTACTTTGCAGCAGCACTTTCCTGGTGTCGCACACCGTGCAATTTCTACGTTAGTCGTTTTATGGGCCTTTGGCGTCTTTTTACAATTACGGAACTACCGGCTACCGCTACTTTGCTTATTGGCCGTCTTCCTCGGATTTGCGTATTTCGTCGAATATACAAACTTCGGCCCTCGCAATATCATGCGCTCTTGGCTGATACTCTCGGGCCTAATCCTCGCGATTGAACTCATCGTCGTCGGTGTGATGCGTAGCCTTCCGCAGTTTTTCCAGACGATATTCTCTGCAATTTATTACGCTGCACTGTCCGGCGCTCTATTGGGGATATTCTGCTATAATCTCAGCTTCAATGTACCGATTTCCAAACTAACGACACAGGCTTTGCTTCAAACGACTATGTTTGAAACGCGGGAGTTTCTCTCGATTTACGTCGACTTTCGTATTATTGTTTTGGTGGCCATTTATCTAACGATCATCATCGCCTTCAATGTTGCCCAGCATAGGGTGACCAACCCTCACGTCCCTCTGCGAGCGGTCGCAGCAATTGCTATTGTTGCTTTGGCTCAGTTTATATACGTCTACAAGCCCACCGATCTATATTCCGCGACCGTCGGCTCTGTCTCCACTTACTACGACGAGCTCGTTCAGATGCGAAAGATCGCGGCAGCCCGCTTCAAAGCTTTGCCTTCGATCGCTGCACATAAGAATACTAAGGGGGAGACCTATGTGCTCGTCATTGGTGAGTCACAGAACAAAGACCACATGAGCCTTTATGGATATGAAAGGCAAACGACGCCCTGGCTCGATGACCAGATTCGGAGTTCCAACTGGATCCGTTTCACCCATGCATTTTCCAACCACACGCACACCGTCCCGACGTTGAGCCTCGCATTGACGTCTGCAAGCCAATATAATGGTAAAGCCTATTATGGCTCGCCATCTATTCTTGACGTGGCGAAGGCCGCGGGCTTTCGAACTTACTGGTTGAGCAATCAAGTAGGTTTGGGCGGCTGGGATAATCCGATTTCGGCCATCGCGGAAACGGCTGACATCTATATTAAGATCAATAGCCACATCGGTCTTACAACCGATACGAATTACTTCGACTCCAAGCTCGTGGAGACGTTTCACCAGCTGAAGAGTCAGATCAACAATACAGATAACAATTTAATCGTGTTCCACATCATGGGAAGTCATCTGGATTACTGCAATCGCTTTCCAAGTAGCTTTGCGAAGTTTAACGGCGAGCCCCCCTTCGTACAAGTCAACGTACCTGCCAACGCCGAGTCCGAAAGAAACAAGACGGTTGATTGCTACGACGATAGTATAGCTTTCACCGATTTTGTGCTGTCGCAGATTTTCGCCGAGGCGAAGCAGCTACCTGGTCTTCGAGCTTTCGTCTATCTGCCTGACCACGCCGATGCGGTAGATGCGGGACTCGGGCACGATGCGGATCAGTTTAGCTTCGCAATGACGCATATCTCTTTGATTGTCTGGCTATCTGATGCACTCATGATCAGCGAACCGGTTCGCGCCAAGGCGCTTCGCGATCACCAAAATTCGATTTGGACCAACGACCTTCTTTACGATCTGGTGGTGGGGCTCACGGGAGTAGACGTCAAGGACTACGATCCAGGTTACGACCTGTCCTCAAGCAGCTACAGCTTGAATTGGAATTCGGCCCGTACTCTTCATGGGGATAGAAAAATCATGGACGATCCACAGTTTTCGCGTGGGGGCATTCAAACATCGTCGGTGCATTGA
- the ccoS gene encoding cbb3-type cytochrome oxidase assembly protein CcoS codes for MTSLAWLIPAALTLGLMGLGGFLWALRSGQFEDLDGAGWRAIEDGEPANTAAQEESADRHA; via the coding sequence ATGACCTCTCTCGCGTGGCTCATTCCTGCAGCATTGACGCTCGGGCTGATGGGGCTCGGCGGCTTTTTATGGGCGCTGCGCAGCGGTCAGTTCGAAGATCTCGACGGCGCCGGCTGGAGGGCCATCGAGGACGGCGAGCCTGCGAACACGGCCGCGCAGGAAGAGTCTGCGGATCGCCATGCTTGA